A single region of the Gossypium arboreum isolate Shixiya-1 chromosome 12, ASM2569848v2, whole genome shotgun sequence genome encodes:
- the LOC108478135 gene encoding 40S ribosomal protein S20-2-like: protein MTYAPMKPTKPGYEEPREQIRKIKITLCSKNVKNLEKVCSDLIQAAKAKAIRVKGPVRIPTKVLRITTRKAPCGEGTNTWDIYELRIHKRLIDLYSTPDVVKQVTSITMEPGVQVEVTIVDV from the exons ATGACATATGCACCCATGAAGCCTACTAAGCCTGGTTATGAAGAACCACGTGAGCAAATACGTAAGATAAAGATTACCCTTTGTTCAAAAAATGTGAAGAACTTGGAGAA AGTTTGCAGTGATTTGATCCAAGCTGCTAAAGCTAAAGCTATTAGGGTTAAGGGACCGGTGAGAATACCTACAAAAGTCCTACGTATCACAACGAGGAAGGCTCCTTGTGGTGAA GGAACCAACACATGGGACATATATGAGCTAAGGATCCACAAGAGATTGATAGATTTGTATAGCACACCAGATGTGGTGAAGCAAGTCACTTCAATTACCATGGAACCTGGTGTTCAAGTTGAAGTTACTATTGTTGATGTTTGA